The following are from one region of the Salminus brasiliensis chromosome 14, fSalBra1.hap2, whole genome shotgun sequence genome:
- the aurkaip1 gene encoding small ribosomal subunit protein mS38, with translation MIVSRVIPRLSVLCRLPGSQQYQCKVLCNAVQYCHSAGYVSDHTQRYSTSAADNKLPPKLWTVLEPELEEVLVPRKLAVSPLESWLSLRYSLPTLLEAPVPREEGELIEEAVVLPPSALPVLDDGESSTPLSCKNVLEIRRRKMNRHKYKKLLKRTKFLRRKVKEGRRKKKQARFEKDLVRVWKRAGLKKAPDGWITPSIYVKQNVS, from the exons ATGATCGTTTCAAGAGTGATTCCCCGGCTCAGTGTGCTTTGCAGGTTGCCTG GTTCTCAGCAGTACCAGTGCAAGGTCCTATGCAATGCTGTGCAGTATTGCCATTCTGCCGGCTATGTTTCTGATCATACACAGAGATACTCTACTTCAGCTGCTGACAACAAACTCCCTCCTAAGCTATGGACAGTGCTAGAGCCAGAGCTGGAAGAGGTCCTTGTTCCCCGGAAATTAGCTGTTTCCCCTTTAGAAAGCTGGCTCTCGCTGCGCTACTCACTACCTACGCTTCTGGAGGCCCCTGTGCCACGGGAGGAAGGGGAGCTGATCGAGGAAGCTGTGGTGTTGCCCCCCTCTGCTCTGCCAGTGCTGGATGATGGCGAGAGCTCGACACCTCTGAGCTGTAAGAATGTACTCGAAATCCGGCGAAGAAAGATGAACAGACACAAGTACAAGAAGCTGCTGAAACGAACAAAATTCCTGAGGAGGAAGGTGAAGGAAGGCAGACGGAAGAAAAAGCAG GCTAGGTTTGAGAAGGATCTAGTCAGAGTCTGGAAACGAGCTGGACTGAAAAAGGCCCCAGATGGATGGATCACACCCAGTATATATGTCAAACAGAATGTTTCCTAG